GCTGCACCGTTGCGACGTCATTGACCGATTCGGCCATGAAGCGCGTCAACTCCTGGAAGCGCGTAAAGCGGTCGAGTTCAAGCGGATCGAACTCGGCCTGCCCCTCCTGCGCAACCCGCGCCTGCATCTGGCCTTCAGCCTGGATTTCGATTTCTCGCAACTGGCGGCGCAGACGAATGACGTTTTCGGTCAAGTCGAGCAGCGATCCTTTAAGGTTGCGCATTTCCCCTTCGATACGCGTCCGGGCAATGGCCAGTTCGCCAGCCTCATTGACCAGCCGGTCGACCAGGTCGGCGCGCATGCGCAAGCTACCGTATTGCGCTCCAGCCGCTTCGATTTCGGTGTCTGCCCCTGGATTTCCAGCCGGCATCGCCGTTTCGTCGTCTTCGGGATCGGCATCAGGTTCAGCGAGCAAATGCGCGCCGCGGCGGAATGCATCGACCGTCTGGGCCAGCGCATCGAAACCGGCCTCAAGTTCGTCGAACGGGATCCCATCAGGCGCGTTGGCCTTGAGCGTTTCATCAACCCGGGTTTCCAGCAGATGCGTCAGCTCGCCAAGGTTCATCGCCCCGGCCATGCGGGCATTACCCTTGAAAGTATGCAGCAGGCGGGCAATCGCCTTGGGATGAGCATCGAGTGTCGGGTCGGCACGCCAGGCGCGCAGATGGCTTGCCAGATCGCGCAGTTGGTCGCTGGCCTCTTCGAGGAAAATCGGCAGCAGCTGTTCGTCCAGCGTATCGTTGAGCAAGGGCGCCAACGGAATCGGCGCGCTGGCCGGTGCTGCAGGCGGCATCTCGGCGTGCAGCGGAATGATCTGTGCACTTTGCTGCGGCGGCGCTTCCGGGGTTTCGTCAACGGCTGGCGCAAGGAAGATTTCGTCCAGCGCGACAATCAGTTGCGGCTGTTCATCGGGTGCTTTTTGTGCCGCCAGGCCGGCGAACATTTCTTCGAGCATCATGATGCTCTGACGCACGGTTTCCAGGCCCTCGATGCTGTCCGGCTGGGCCGAACTGTCACGCCGCAGCAAGGCATGTTCGAGGGCGATAGCCAGGTGGTTGAGCGGCATCAGGCCGACCGTGGCTGAAATACCGCCCAGCGTGTGTGCGGCGCGTGTCATTTCAAAGGTTGTCGGCGCATCCGGCGTGGCGTTGAGCGCGGCATGACTATCGATCAGCGTCTGCAGATGGCCGCGTGCTTCTTCGCGGAAAATGTCGTAAAGCGTCGGCGCCGCAGGGGGCGCTGCAATTTCGGCTTTTTCGGGAGTTGACTGCAGCATTTGCTCGTCGGCGACCAGCAAATCCTCCAGCGCCTCGGCCGTAACCTGGAGATGCACATCGGCTTCGGCTTCGGCTTCGGCTTCCAGTATGTCGGTTTCCGGCAGATCAAGCAGGATCGATGGCGCATCGGTTGCGCTATCCGGCACCGGCAATTCAATTTGCTGAACGGCGGAGGTTGCTGCGGTCGACTCGACCGGCAGCGGCAATTCCGGGGCGCTGGCACCACGCAGTTGTGCCGCCATGGCAATCAATCCGGCCGGGTCGGGCAAGGCGCCCTGCCCGCTTTCGAGACAGGCCACCCAGGCGCTGAAAAGGCGATGCTCGTCGGCAATCATCGTGTGCAACGCCGGCGTAACCGGCAGATCCTGTTGCAGCCAGTGATTCAGGGTCTGTTCAAGCGCCCAGGCGGTTTCGCCCAGATCCTTGAGGCCGACCATGCGTCCGCTACCTTTCAGCGTGTGCGTTGAACGACGGATGATGGTCAGCGCGTCGACGTCATTTGCCGCGGCAACCAGTCGCGCGGCCTGCTCGCCGATCGTTTCCAGCACCTGGTTGGCTTCTTCAAGGAAGATGGCCAGCAGTTCGGCATCAATGTCGGCATGACTGGCTTCGGCCAGTTGCAATGTTGCGGCCGAGGGCGGCGGTGCGTCGAGCGTGCCGGACGGCAGGCCAGACAGCGCGGCATCGACGCCACCGCTTTGCAGGGCTTCGAGGGCCAGCTTGGCTGACTCGCCGAGCTCGCGGTCGGCCACCAGGTCGGCATCTTTTTGAATCGATTTGAGGTTCTGCTTGAGCTCGTCCTGCAGATTGAGATCTTCCGGCGATTCACGCAAGGCTTCGACAAGGTTGCGCGTTTCACGGGCTTGCTCGGCGAGTTGGGCTTCAACCGTGGCATGGGGCATTTCTGCCTCGGCCGCCGGGTCGACCGCGGCACCGCCTTTTTGACGACGAACGAAGGCATCGAAATCGGTTTCGCCGTGTTGCAGCGAATCGACGAAGAATCCGAGCAGGGAAAGCTGCTGGGCCAACGCCTCGAAGTCATCGTGTGTCGGTGTTTGATCCGGCGCGGCAAACTGGCGAATGTGTTCGCCGCAGGCTTTCAGACTGTTGACCGCGGCAAAGTGACCCAGCATCGCAAAAGCGCCGCCAATCTGCTTGAGCGGGCCGTCGATCGGTGCAAAATCCAGGCCCTTGGCCGGCTCGCGGAAGAAAACGTCGAGCGCCTGCTCGATCTGTGCCAGATTACTCTGAATTTCCTTGCCGACCTGGCCGATCAGCAGACGCTCCTGCGCCCGCCGTGTCATTTCATCGAGCGCCGGCAGGGCCTGGTCGCCGGCCATCGGTTTGCCGGCAATACAGGCGTACAGCCGGGCGACCATCAAATCGACCTGCTGGGCGAAATCGGTACCCAGGCGGTGGAAACTTTCCTGAGCGTTCTGCAACAGCAGAATCGCGGTCGCAACTTCCATGGCGACCGTATCGTTATGTCGTCCCGGCGCTTCGGAGAGCCAGTTGGCAATGGCCCCCAGACCCTGCCCCAGGCGTTTCAGGTCGGTATAGCCGATGTCCTCGGTCAGCGTCGCGCAGACTCGTGCATGGTCGACAAAACTGGTCAGGCTGCTGGCGCTGCCGGTGCAAAAGCGATTCCACAACTCCTCGGTCGTGGCCAGCGCTTCGCGCAATTTGCGCAACGCGGCATCCTGCGGTTTGGGACCGGCCAGAGGGACGGCCGATGGCAAAAGTGCCGACAAGGCAAAGGTCGATTGCACCTGGGCAATCTGCGGGCTGAGTTCCGCCGGGGCCTGCGCCACGTGATACAGGGCTTCGCGCATCACGCGTTCGGCGATACTGTTCGAGCCTTCGAGCAAACGCCGGATCTGGGCATCGAAATGCGAGCAAAGCTGGCGAGCCGACACATCGGCAGCGACTTCCGGGGCGGCCAGTGCATCAAGGAAAGCCAGCCCGACCCACCAGAACGAACGCGCCGCCGGTGCTTCCTGCAGCGCCTCGACGCCGGCCAGTGCCTGACGCATTTGCTGACGCCCGGCTTCGGCTTCCGCCGGTTTCTTGAGCCAGCTGAGCAGGCCTTTCTGGTAACGCATGCGCTCGGTCTTGAGCGCCGCTTTCAATTCGTCCGGACTGACCGTTGGCGCACCGGCCCAACGCTTGGGCGGCCGCAGGCTGAGATCGGGGTAAAACAGTTCGCTGGCATGGCCAGCCGGCATTCCGCGGGCGGCTTTCAAGGCCTGGCTGACAGGCAGAAGACGCAAAGGCTGGTTCGGTTCGCCAAGCATCAGGTCGTCGAGATATTGCCGCAAGGCCGACAAAGCCTGCCCGATTGCCGTCAAGCAAGCCTGATCGGCAAGCAGACGCCCTTCTTCAAGCCCTTGCAAGAGAAGTTCGAGCGAATCGCTGATCTGCGTGACACCATCCAGGCCGACGATGGCCAGGGCCCCGTGCACCTGGTGCACGTGGGTGCGACAGAATTTGAGCTGGGTGACATCGGTCCCGCCTGCCGACTGGGCCAGCGCCTGCTCGGCACGCTCCAGCGCCAGGTCGATCTCCGCCTTGACCCAGGAGAGCGGGCCCAAATCAAATTCCGTTGCCGCGTTCATGGTATCCCGTGCTGCCTATCAATCGACCTTGAAGCCGGCGACCGAGCCCTTGAGTTCGGAAGCCAGCGCCGTCAGTTCATCCACGGCCTCGGCGGTGCGCTGCGTACCGGCGGTGGTTTGCTCGGTCACCCGCAGAATGTCCTGCATCAGCGTTGCCACGTGCGAGGCCGAATTGGCCTGGGTTTGTGTCGAGCTTGAAATATCCTGAATAAGGTCGGCCAGATCGCGCGACACCTGACCGATTTCGGTCAGCGCCTGACCGGCCGCGTCGGACAGCTTGGCCCCCTCGACCACACCCTGGGTCGATTGCTCCATGGCGGAAACCGCATCCTGCGTATCGGTCTGAATGGTTTTCACAATCGCCGCAATCTGCTTGGTTGCTTCGCCGGAGCGCTCAGCCAGTCGCTGCACTTCTTCCGCCACCACGGTAAAGCCGCGACCGGCATCGCCGGCCGAAGCCGCCTGGATGGCAGCGTTCAAGGCCAGCACGTTGGTCTGTTCGGTAATGTCGGAAATCAGCTCCACGATTTCGCCAATTTCCTGTGAACTTTCGCCAAGGCGCTTGATTCGCTTCGAGGTTTCCTGAATCTGCTTGCGAATTTCGTTCATGCCCTTGATCGAGTCATGTACCGCCTGCGTCCCCTTTTCGGCGGCCATCAGCGACTGGCGCGCAACCTGGGCGGACTGCGTTGCATTGCCGGAAACCTGGCTCATCGAGCTGGCCATTTCCAGTGCCGACTGGCCGACTTCCTGAATTTCAAGCGACTGGCGCTCGGCCGCGCTGAGCAATTCGGCCGAAGTCTGGCGGGCGATTTCAGTCGCTGCCGTGACTCGATTTGCCGCATCGTTGATCCGCCCGACCAGCACGCGCAGTTCTTCAATCGTGTAGTTGATCGAGTCGGCGATGGCGCCGGTAATGTTTTCGCTCACGGTGGCCGTTACGGTCAGATCACCGTCAGCCAGATCGCCCAGTTCGTTCATCAGGCGCAGAATGGCGTCCTGGTTTTCACGATTGGTCTGCTCCGAGGTTTGACGCTGCTGGTCAGCAGCCAGCGCCCGGCGCCCGGTATCGTCGAGATAGACCTTGGCAAGCAGCGCCAGCGTGGCCAACGAGGCGAGCAACAAGATCAGAAGCAAAACAATATAGATCGCCCGTTCGGAAAGGCTGTCCTGATAGCCGCGAGCCAGGTCATCGGTTGCCTTGAGCAGTTCCTCGCTCTCGCGGAAAATCCGCGAACCGGCTTGCTTGGAAAGCACCAGCGGCTGGATGTTGCCCAGAATGCTGGCGATCGCTTCCTGATACTCCTTGAACGCCGTATCGAGCTCGGCCAGTTTGGCCCGGCTTTCCGGATCGTTGCTGCCGGACAGGCGGAGCATGTCGTTGCCCTTGCTCAGGCCTGCCAGAATATCGCGGAAGGCATTGGTATCCTTGCCGAGCAGGAAGGCGACTTCAGGGTTGATTTCATCGCCGACCAGCAAGGCCGAAGCATTCTTGGCGATCCGCTGAGTCAACATCACCAATTGATTGGCGGCCGCAATCTCGCGGGCCGAACTGCCGGCCTGCAACTTGAGGGCGGCCAGTTGATCGGTCAGTTCCAGCATGGCCGGATTCTTGTTGTCGATCGTGGCCACGTTGCGACCAAGCGCAACCAGGCTTTTCTCTTGGGCGATCACCGCCTGGGCGTCCTTGTCCGTCGATACCCAACGCTGGTTCAATGCCTCGATGCCTGCCAGCATCGAACCGGATGAAGCCGGCACATTGACGCCACCGATGTCGCCGCCTTCCGTCAGACGTTGCAGCAACTGGGCAAAGGTTTCGCGCGACTCGGCCAGTTGCGTGAAGGCTGCCGCATTACCCTGCAGCGCCAGGGAAGAGGCTTTGGCCAGTCGCTGCGAGAGCATGCGCATTTCACCGGAGGCGGCGATATAAGCCGTGCCATGGGTCGACTCGCGATTGTCGTGGAAGACCAGCGCCGCAATCACCAGCAGCAGAACCACAAAGACACCGCCCAGTGTCTTCATCTGCTGGACGACCGGCTGCTTGGCGATGAATGCGGGCAACTGCAATTTTGCGGTCAACCCATCATTCGGACGATTAAGGCTATTAGCCATGAAAACTCTCCACTGGGGTCCCGGAAAATCCGGGATCAGAACCCGATATTCATGAAATCTTGATCGACGAGCAGGTCGCGCACCGAAAGCTTGCGCCAGACCTGTCCATTTACATCCGTGTAACGTGCTGCGGCCCAGGCCGGTGCTGCATCATCCGCCGCCGCCAGGGCAAAATTCTCGGGATTTTTCAGCCCCAGCATGCGCGACACGAGCAGCGCAGAGTTGGCCCCGAATTTGGTCCCGACAAGCAAGAGGCGCGCACTGGCATTCTGTGCAGTCGGTGCTCCGCCGCGAAAAGCCGAAAAATCAGTCACTGCATGCAGGTTGCCGCGGATATTGGCGATTCCGGCAAACCACGGCTGCGTCAGCGGCACGCTCATCATGACCGGCGCCTGGACGACTTCACCACTATCGGCAAGGTCGACCAGCCAAGGCTCGTTGCCCGCCTCGACACCCAGCCAGGCAGCCGTTCCCTTGCCCTGTGCGGCCGTTTTGAGACGACCGGACAGGTATTCCTGAAAATCCCTGAGGCTGACTTTCCGGGCCATACCGCTCAGGGCAGGGCCGAGACGCGCTGCAGCAACTCGTCTGCATTGAGCGGCTTGACCAGATAATCCACCGCCCCCTGGCGCAAGCCCCAGATCTTGTCGGTTTCCTGCCCCTTGGAGGTGCAGACGATGATCGGAATGTCCTTGGTTTCATCATCGCGAGTCAGCGTTCGCGTCGCCTGGTAACCGTTCAAGCCGGGCATGACGACATCCATCAGGATCAAATCCGGCTTTTCCGACTTGGCCTTGGCAATGCCTTCTTCGCCGTTTTCGGCAGTAATCACCGAATAACCGGCCTTGACCAGCACGTCGACCGTGAAAAAGCGTTCGGTGGGAGAGTCATCGACAACGAGGATATTCTTGACTGGCATTCTGGTTCTCTGAGCTTACGAAGTGGATTCTGTCGCGGACGGAAAGGCAAATCTGGCGACCGTCTGCAGCAGGCTGTCCTTGGTAAAGGGCTTGGTCAGATATTCGGAAGAGCCGACCATACGGCCGCGAACCCGGTCAAACAGGCCATCCTTTGAAGAAAGCATGATGACCGGGGTGGATTTGTAACGGGGATTTTTCTTGATCAGCGCACAGGTCTGATAGCCATCGAGGCGCGGCATCATGATGTCGCAGAAAATAACGCTGGGCTGGTGATCGGCGACCTTGGCCAGGGCATCGAAACCATCTTCGGCGAGGACAACCTGACAGCCGGCCTGGACGAGAAAAATCTCGGCGCTTCGCCGTATCGTGTTGCTGTCGTCAATGACCATGACCCTGACGCCGCGCAGTGTTGTTAGATCAGCCAATTCCCCGCCCTCTGGCCTGTTATGGAACGTTCATACGTTCTCGGCATCTTACTACGGAAGTCGTAGGTAAACGTAGTCGTCAATTCAGTGTTGCCACATTGTCACAGCGGCGTCCTCACCGTCAGATTCGGATAAAATCGCGGCCATCTTACCGAATCCCCTTCGTGTCTGCCAACGACGCGATCTTCATGACCACAAACACGCCAAAAGCCTCTCTTCTTCCTTCCGTTCTGGTCTTTGCAGCAAGCGACCCTTCGTCGGGCGCAGGTATACAAGCAGACATCATGACGCTGGCCAGCCTCGGCTGCCATCCCTTGACCGCCTTGACCGCCATTACGGTTCAGGACACGGTCGGCGTGCAAAGCGTGCACCCGCTCAGTGCCGAATTGCTTGAGCAGCAGGCCCGCACGGTACTCGAAGACATGCCGGTTGCGGCCTTCAAGATCGGTGTTCTGGCCAGCCTGGAAAACGTTCTGGCCGTCGCCGAAATTGTCGGCGACTACCCGGAAATCCCGCTGATTTTTGATCCGGTCCTGGCATCCGGACGGGGCGATGAATTTTCCGACGAGGAAATCATCACCGCCATGCGCGAAATGCTGTTGCCGCAAACCACGCTGCTGACCCCCAACGCGCCTGAGGCACGCCGCCTGGCCGAAAATCCGGACGATGAAAATGAGCCGTCGATCGAAGTTTGCGCCCAGCGCCTGATCGAAATGGGCGCGCAGTATGTCCTGATTACCGGCACGCACGAAAACACGCCACAGGTCGTCAACACGCTCTACGGCGCCGAAGGCATCATCCGCCGCGACGACTGGGAACGCCTGCCCGGCAGCTATCACGGCTCGGGCTGCACGCTGGCGTCGGCCATTGCCGGCTGCATCGCTGGCGGCGCCAGTGTCGAGGACGCCGTGCGCGACGCCCAGGACTACACCTGGCAAACGCTGGCCAATCCGTTGCGCCCGGGCATGGGGCAATTCATCCCCGACCGCTTTTTCTGGGCCAGAAGCGAAGAAGAACCCGAAGATGCCCCGAAAGCCGGCGATGCCGTCTAAATTGCGTGGCCTGTACGCCATCACCCCCGACCAGACCGATGGCAAACGCTTGCTGGCCGACGTCGAAGCGGCCCTGCGCGGCGCTTGCCGCATCATTCAATACCGCGACAAGACCAGTTCGCCGGCAGAACGCGTGGTGCGCGCCCGGCAACTGCGCGAATTGACGGCAGACCATCAGGCAAAACTGCTGATCAACGACGATCTGGCACTGGCCGTGCTGGTCAAGGCCGATGGCGTTCATCTTGGCGCCGACGACGGCAACCTGGTTGCCGCCCGGGCCATACTCGGACCAGACAAAATCCTGGGTGCCTCTTGTTACGCCAGTCTTGCGCTGGCCCGCACAGCGGCGCAAGCCGGCGCCGACTACGTCGCTTTCGGCGCCGTTTATCCTTCGCCGACCAAACCGAACGCCCCGCTTGCCACGGTCGACCTGTTCCAGCAGGCAAAATCCACGCTGGCCGCTGCCAGCTGCGGCATCGGCGGCATCACGACCGACAACGCCGCCCCCTTGCTGGCCGCCGGCGCCGATCTGCTGGCCGTCATTACCGATCTTTTTTCCGCGCCGGACATCACCGCCCGCGCCGCCGCCTATCAACGTCTTTTCGAGGAATCCAAGGCATGACCTCTCGCAACCAGCAACTTTTCGAACGCGCCCAGCGCCACATTCCCGGCGGCGTCAATTCACCGGTGCGCGCCTTCCGCTCGGTCGGTGGCACGCCGCTGTTTTTCCAGAAGGGCATTGGCCCGAAGGTGCAGGATGCGGACGGCAAGTGGTACACCGACTACGTCGGCTCGTGGGGCCCGATGATCCTCGGCCACGCCCACCCCGATGTGATTGCCGCCGTCCAGGCCGCCGTGGTCGATGGCCTGTCCTTCGGCGCACCGACCGAGAAGGAAGTCGATATCGCCGATCTGCTGTGCGAACTGGTGCCATCCATGGACATGGTGCGCCTCGTTTCCTCCGGCACCGAAGCTACGATGAGCGCCATCCGCCTGGCCCGCGGCTACACCGGGCGCGACATCCTGATTAAGTTCGAGGGCTGCTACCACGGCCATTCCGACGGCCTGCTGGTCAAGGCCGGCTCCGGCCTGCTGACCTTCGGCAACCCGTCGTCGAGCGGCGTGCCAGCCGGCACCGCTGAAACGACCATGGTGCTGACTTACAACGACCCGCAGGAACTGGCCGACGCCTTCGCCAAGCATGGCGACAAGATCGCCGCCGTGATCGTCGAGCCGGTGGTCGGCAACATGAACCTGATCGCCCCGACGCCGGAATTCCTCAAAGCCATGCGCGAGCTGTGCACCAAGAACGGCTCCGTGCTGATTTTTGACGAAGTGATGACCGGCTTCCGCGTCGGCCTGAAGAGCGCCCAAGGCCTGTTCGGCATCACGCCCGACCTGTCCACTTTCGGCAAGGTGGTCGGCGGTGGCATGCCGCTGGGTGCTTTCGGCGGCAAGCGCGAAATCATGGAAAAAATCGCCCCGCTCGGCCCGGTCTATCAAGCCGGCACCTTGTCCGGCAACCCGATCGCCACGGCCGCCGGCCTGGCCACGCTCAAACTAATTCAGGAAAACGGCTTTTACGAAGCGTTGACCGCAAAAACCAAGGCCCTGTGCGACGGCCTGGTCGGCGCAGCGAAAAAACATGGCATCGCCTTTGCCGCCCAGAACGTCGGCGGCATGTTCGGCCTCTATTTTGCCGAGAAGTGCCCGGGCACCTACGACGAAGTCCTGGCCTGCGACAAGGAAGCCTTCAACCGCTTCTTCCACGCCATGCTCGACGCTGGTCATTACTTTGCACCGTCGGCCTTCGAAGCCGGTTTCGTCTCGGCAGCGCACAGCCAAGCCGACATTGCCGCCACGATTGCGGCCGCTGACGCCTGGTTTGCCACGCAAAAATGAGCCCAACCCAAGCCTGGCTCATTCTTTTCGTCGCCGGCCTGTGCGAAGTGGGCTGGGCGGTCGGCCTGAAATATACCGAGGGATTCAGCCGGCTCTGGCCCTCGGCGGCGACCGTGCTGGCCATGGTCGCCAGCGTCGTGCTGCTCAGTTGGTCATTGAAGGTTTTGCCGCTCGGCACGGCCTATGCGATCTGGACCGGCATCGGCGCGGTCGGCACGGCGATTCTGGGTATCTACCTGTTTGGCGAATCACGGGAAGCGGCGCGGCTGGCCAGTATCGGCCTGATTGTGGCCGGCATTGTCGGCCTCAAGCTGCTGACGCCGGACTCACATTAGGAATAGCGTCGCCAGACCGAGGAAGATGAAGAAACCGCCCGAATCGGTCAGGGCGGTAATCATCACCGACCCGCCAATGGCCGGGTCGGCGCCGAATTTCTGACGCAGCAACGGAATTCCCACCCCGGCGGACGCAGCCAGCAGCAAATTCAGCGTCATCGCTGCCGTCATCACCAGACCCAGCTTGAAGCTGCCGTACAACCACCAGGCTGAAATCCCCAGCAGGCCGCCCCAGATCAGGCCGTTGATCGTTGCCACGCCGAGCTCCTTGCGCAGCAGGCGACGCATCGCATCCGGCTGCACCTGGCCCATGGCAATCGCCCGGACAATCATCGTGATCGTCTGGTTGCCCGAGTTGCCGCCGATCCCGGCAACAATTGGCATCAGTGCAGCCAGTGCCACGAGTTTCTCGATCGAATCTTCAAAAGCGCCAATCACGCGCGAGGCGATAAAGGCGGTAACCAGATTGATCGCCAGCCAGGCCCAGCGGTTTTTCACCGAATCCCAGACCGAAGCAAAGATATCTTCCTCTTCACGCAGACCGGCCTGCGCCAGTTGCTCGCTCTCGGCCTCTTCGCGGATGAAGTCCACCACCGCATTGACGGTCACGCGGCCAACCAGCCGTCCTTCCGGATCGACGACCGGGGCCGACACCAGATCGTAGCGTTCGAACGCCTTGGCGGCTTCGTCGGCCAGATCGTCCGGTTCAAGTTCGACAAAGTCGGTCTGCATCAAGGCGCCGACTTCGACCTCGACTTCATTGACCAGCAGGATATTCAACGGCAACACGCCTTTCAGGCGTTCGTCGCGGTCGACCACGAAAAGTTGGTCGGTATGGTCGGGAAGTTCGTCGAAACGGCGCAGATAACGCAAAACCACTTCAAGCGAAACATCTTCGCGCACCGTGACCATGTCAAAATCCATGATCGAGCCGACCGACTCCTCCGGGTACGACATGGCGGCGCGCAACTGCTCGCGCTCTTCGACCGACAAGCCGCGGAAAACGTCGTCGATAACCCCTTGCGGCAGGTCGGGCGCCAGGTCGGCAAGCTCGTCGGCATCCAGCGTTTCAGCCGCCGCGACCAGCTCGGTCCGCTCCATCGAGTCGATCAGCGTTTCGCGAACGGCATCCGAGACTTCGAGCAGGATTTCGCCTTCGCGCTCGGCCTTGACCAGATCCCAGGCAATCAAGCGCTCATCGAGCGGCAAAGCTTCCAGAATGTAGGCAATGTCGGCCGGGTGCATCGGCTCAAGCTTGTGCTGCAGCTCGTTCAGATGCTGCTTGTGCACCATGTCCTCGACCAGGTCGTGGCGTGGCCCTTCCTGGCGATGCACCAACTCTTCGACCAATTTATGCCGCGCGAGCAGGGTCTGCACCTCGGCGAGGCGCTCCTGCAAGTCTTCGGTATCGGTCAGTTGGGCTTCTTCGCTCATGGTGCGCTGCGGCAAAAGGTGCGCCATTTTAGCACCGGGCGGATGTCAGGGTTTTGACAAAATAACTGCGGAAAACCCTTAATTTGCAGCGTTCAGGGCACTTCGGCGCCCGGCATGCGCGCCAGGATGATGCCGGTCTTGCGTCCCAGGCCGGATGCCCCGCGATTTTTGTCGTAATAACGCGGATTGGGCACCATCCCGGCCAGCCGGGCAGCCTGTTCCGGCCCGAGCTGGGCGGCGCCGACATTGAAATAATGCCGGGCGGCGGCCTCGGCACCGAAAACCCCGTTGCCCCACTCGATCACGTTGAGATAGACCTCGAAAATCCGCCGCTTGCTCCACAGATTTTCCAGCATCAAGGTAATGATCGCCTCTTCGGCTTTGCGAAAATACGATTTGCTCGGCGTCAGGAAAAGATTCTTGGCCAGTTGCTGGCTAATGGTCGAGCCACCGGCCACGAAACGACCTTTCTTCTGGTTCTTTTCCATGGCTTTCTGGATACCTTCCCAGTCGAAGCCTTCATGATCGACGAACTTGGCATCTTCGGCTGCGATAATCGCCCGTTTCAGATGAATTGAAATCCGTTCATAAGGCACCCATTCCTTCTTCAGCACGGCATCGGGTTTGTTGACGCGCAACTCGGCCAGACGGATGTCCATGAAGCGGGTTGTACCGGGATTCGCCCAGCCCCAGAACAGCACCCAACCCAACAACCATAGTTGCCAGACGAGAAACAAGCCGAGCAGGCCGAGCAGCGCCCATTTGAGCCCGCGGCCCAGGGCTTTCATGCGCCGAGTTTCGCCCGCAAGTCGGCCAGCACAACGCCGGTTTCAGGACGCACGCCGCGCCAGATGAAGAAAGCCTCGGCTGCCTGTTCGACCAGCATGCCCAGGCCGTCCACGCAGCTGGCTGCGCCCTGCTCGCGCGCCAGTTTCAAGAACGGGGTTTCGCCTTTGCCATACATCATGTCGTAGGCCAGTGCGCCGGCCGCAAAAACACCGGCGGGCAGGGGCAGGCTTTCACCAGACAAACTGGCCGATGTTGCATTGATCACCACATCGAATTGCCGCCCGTCGATTTCGGCAAAACTACCGCCGTCGACCGCGGCAAGCGCAGAAAAACTGCCGGCCAGGGCCACCGCCTTGTCGGCGCTGCGGTTGGCGATGAACAGGCTGGCTGGCCCACTCGCCAGAATCGGGGCAATCACGCCACGCGAAGCGCCACCGGCCCCCAATAGCAGAACACGCTTGCCGGCCAGTGGCAGGCCGGCATTGCATTCGATGTCGCGCACCAGACCGGCGCCATCGGTATTGTCGCCATGGATCTCAGCGCCCTTGAAAATCAGCGTGTTGACCGCCCCGGCGCGCTGCGCCCGATCGCTCAACCGGGTACTCAGGCGGAAAGCCTCTTCCTTGAAGGGCACCGTGACATTGGCGCCCTTGCCGCCACTGGCGACAAATGCGGAAATTGCCTCGGCAAAGCCGTCGACCGCAGCAAGACGTGCCTCGTAGTGCAAATCCTGGGCACAAGCCTGGGCAAAACGCGTGTGGATGTCAGGCGACCGGGAATGGGCAATCGGATTGCCGAATACGGCGTAGAGATCGGTCATTTGGCAGAAAGTTGATCGCCCTGGGTGAAGTACCAGGTGCGGGTGATTTCGAGAACATCGGTATCGCGCCGAATATCGGGCGGAAACGGCGAATAGGGCCCGGCCATCTGGACGATCCGCCGCGCCGCATCGTCCAGCATCTTGTGGCCGGACG
The sequence above is drawn from the Dechloromonas sp. TW-R-39-2 genome and encodes:
- the hemL gene encoding glutamate-1-semialdehyde 2,1-aminomutase gives rise to the protein MTSRNQQLFERAQRHIPGGVNSPVRAFRSVGGTPLFFQKGIGPKVQDADGKWYTDYVGSWGPMILGHAHPDVIAAVQAAVVDGLSFGAPTEKEVDIADLLCELVPSMDMVRLVSSGTEATMSAIRLARGYTGRDILIKFEGCYHGHSDGLLVKAGSGLLTFGNPSSSGVPAGTAETTMVLTYNDPQELADAFAKHGDKIAAVIVEPVVGNMNLIAPTPEFLKAMRELCTKNGSVLIFDEVMTGFRVGLKSAQGLFGITPDLSTFGKVVGGGMPLGAFGGKREIMEKIAPLGPVYQAGTLSGNPIATAAGLATLKLIQENGFYEALTAKTKALCDGLVGAAKKHGIAFAAQNVGGMFGLYFAEKCPGTYDEVLACDKEAFNRFFHAMLDAGHYFAPSAFEAGFVSAAHSQADIAATIAAADAWFATQK
- the sugE gene encoding quaternary ammonium compound efflux SMR transporter SugE; this encodes MSPTQAWLILFVAGLCEVGWAVGLKYTEGFSRLWPSAATVLAMVASVVLLSWSLKVLPLGTAYAIWTGIGAVGTAILGIYLFGESREAARLASIGLIVAGIVGLKLLTPDSH
- the mgtE gene encoding magnesium transporter, whose amino-acid sequence is MSEEAQLTDTEDLQERLAEVQTLLARHKLVEELVHRQEGPRHDLVEDMVHKQHLNELQHKLEPMHPADIAYILEALPLDERLIAWDLVKAEREGEILLEVSDAVRETLIDSMERTELVAAAETLDADELADLAPDLPQGVIDDVFRGLSVEEREQLRAAMSYPEESVGSIMDFDMVTVREDVSLEVVLRYLRRFDELPDHTDQLFVVDRDERLKGVLPLNILLVNEVEVEVGALMQTDFVELEPDDLADEAAKAFERYDLVSAPVVDPEGRLVGRVTVNAVVDFIREEAESEQLAQAGLREEEDIFASVWDSVKNRWAWLAINLVTAFIASRVIGAFEDSIEKLVALAALMPIVAGIGGNSGNQTITMIVRAIAMGQVQPDAMRRLLRKELGVATINGLIWGGLLGISAWWLYGSFKLGLVMTAAMTLNLLLAASAGVGIPLLRQKFGADPAIGGSVMITALTDSGGFFIFLGLATLFLM
- the mtgA gene encoding monofunctional biosynthetic peptidoglycan transglycosylase, producing MKALGRGLKWALLGLLGLFLVWQLWLLGWVLFWGWANPGTTRFMDIRLAELRVNKPDAVLKKEWVPYERISIHLKRAIIAAEDAKFVDHEGFDWEGIQKAMEKNQKKGRFVAGGSTISQQLAKNLFLTPSKSYFRKAEEAIITLMLENLWSKRRIFEVYLNVIEWGNGVFGAEAAARHYFNVGAAQLGPEQAARLAGMVPNPRYYDKNRGASGLGRKTGIILARMPGAEVP
- the aroE gene encoding shikimate dehydrogenase translates to MTDLYAVFGNPIAHSRSPDIHTRFAQACAQDLHYEARLAAVDGFAEAISAFVASGGKGANVTVPFKEEAFRLSTRLSDRAQRAGAVNTLIFKGAEIHGDNTDGAGLVRDIECNAGLPLAGKRVLLLGAGGASRGVIAPILASGPASLFIANRSADKAVALAGSFSALAAVDGGSFAEIDGRQFDVVINATSASLSGESLPLPAGVFAAGALAYDMMYGKGETPFLKLAREQGAASCVDGLGMLVEQAAEAFFIWRGVRPETGVVLADLRAKLGA